One segment of Purpureocillium takamizusanense chromosome 7, complete sequence DNA contains the following:
- a CDS encoding uncharacterized protein (EggNog:ENOG503NXYQ~BUSCO:EOG09262V8E~COG:S): MSGDEDAGSQNGAEIHPGFAPFVTVVGFHHARGPEVETWFGADEGTDPAVDFGWSLLPFMALSDGAHASEEDFSYFTLLRPKTDTEPATSLFGISCTRQLDSTQLIDRPADVTRSTVQKAVVVIADSPQFFGMLRERLSIVTQAWFAQRDFTDVEILRRFQESLAEEKLRGVMQQEADRDQYLGMSLRELIHEFKWQTLVLFKCCLLQPKMLFFGSRCDRLCMVQYSLISLIPGLLRNLQDCAEPELNNYEQKLSRSTSLQSSNRSSLLSFMGLPLQIFGKGSFFGPYTPLQQLDILADFGTKSYLVGSTNSLLLQQKDRYSDILINLDEDSINITSPSLKSALALTAADRRWIDYLTQEVNETWDEANPSRPKTMQYIGSEEFIRSQFEAYILGLISSVKFHNFLTANNTEGSKGGGGFGAAEDPAVDFGLDWLEAWMRTENYRMWDAHTDANLFAVSEPKHPCAGGLTIDDVQRRIAEQVKELHLDERFAQGREILGRNLAVGREKASTMFNKLYSDVEYLRESQRRRADEARGAAAASSSSSPSEKQQQQGQMVDLSSKAQQTVQSAGAKASAYMSSWAAWAGEKRKTGGWGGSWGKKSPSPFKARAAAPATSASPAASPAATAAAAASPTPIDKDYQIVSPRWSREASSTDERSGHRPPTHASFSESILSGPAGSSDAPDRPGSGGSSSSSSASASAFPSSEAAAATTTGDGPLDSAKNVEQAPKDDGFQKEELTGASRNRQVENGKTTKTAPLEQEEEVEQGGGTVNTEAKAQQ, translated from the exons CTCCCAGAACGGGGCCGAGATACA TCCCGGCTTCGCGCCGTTCGTGACCGTCGTTGGCTTTCACCATGCCCGCGGCCCAGAGGTTGAGACGTGGTTcggtgccgacgagggcacCGACCCTGCCGTCGACTTTGGCTGGTCTCTGCTTCCCTTCATGGCCCTAAGTGACGGTGCACACGC GTCCGAGGAAGACTTTTCGTACTTTACGTTGCTGAGGCCCAAGACAGACACGGAGCCGGCCACTTCGCTCTTCGGCATTTCCTGCACGCGGCAGCTCGACTCGACCCAGCTCATCGACCGACCCGCCGATGTGACCCGCTCGACCGTGCAaaaggccgtcgtcgtcatcgccgacagCCCGCAGTTCTTCGGCATGCTGCGGGAACGTctcagcatcgtcacccAGGCTTGGTTCGCCCAGAGGGACTTTACCGACGTGGAGATCCTGCGCAGGTTCCAGGAGAGCCTTGCCGAAGAAAAGCTTAGGGGCGTCATGCAGCAGGAAGCCGACCGCGATCAGTACCTGGGCATGAGCCTGCGTGAGCTTATCCACGAGTTCAAGTGGCAGACGCTGGTCTTGTTCAAGTGCTGCCTGCTTCAACCAAAG ATGCTCTTTTTTGGATCGCGGTGTGACAGGTTGTGCATGGTCCAATATTCTCTTATTTCCTTGATACCCGGACTGTTGCGCAACCTGCAAGACTGCGCGGAACCTGAGCTGAACAACTACGAGCAGAAGCTGTCTCGATCCACGAGCCTCCAGAGCAGCAACCGCAGTTCCCTCCTATCATTCATGGGCCTCCCTCTGCAGATTTTCGGCAAG GGAAGCTTCTTTGGCCCATACACGCCTCTCCAGCAactcgacatcctcgccgactTTGGCACCAAGTCATACCTTGTCGGCAGCACCAATTCACTCCTCCTGCAGCAAAAAGACCGATACAGTGATATCCTGATTAATCTCGATGAGGACTCTATAAATATCACGTCCCCGTCCCTCAAGTCGGCACTGGCCCTGACCGCGGCTGATCGGCGATGGATCGACTACCTGACGCAGGAGGTCAACGAGACGTGGGACGAGGCGAACCCGAGCAGGCCCAAGACGATGCAGTACATTGGGAGCGAGGAATTCATCCGATCGCAGTTTGAGGCGTACATCCTGGGCCTCATCTCCTCAGTCAAGTTCCACAACTTCCTGACGGCCAACAACACCGAGGgctccaagggcggcggcgggttcggcgccgccgaggaccccGCCGTGGACTTTGGCCTCGACTGGCTCGAGGCCTGGATGCGCACGGAAAACTACCGCATGTGGGACGCGCACACCGACGCGAACCTGTTCGCCGTCTCGGAGCCAAAGCAcccctgcgccggcggcctgaccatcgacgacgtccagcgccgcatcgccgagcaggtcaaggagctgcacctcgacgagcggTTCGCCCAGGGCCGCGAGATCCTGGGCCgcaacctcgccgtcggacGCGAAAAGGCCTCCACCATGTTCAACAAGCTGTACTCGGACGTCGAGTACCTGCGCGAgtcgcagcgccgccgcgccgacgaggccaggggggccgccgccgcctcctcctcctcctccccgtccgagaagcagcagcagcaggggcagATGGTCGACCTGTCCTCCAAGGCGCAGCAGACGGTGCAGTCGGCAGGCGCAAAGGCCAGCGCCTACATGTCCAGCTGGGCCgcctgggcgggcgagaagcgcaagacgggcggctggggcggcagcTGGGGCAAGAAGTCCCCCTCGCCCTTCAAGGCGCGCgcagcggcaccggcaaCGTCAGCATCACCAGCGGCGTCaccagcggcgacagcagcagcagcagccagccccaCCCCCATCGACAAGGACTACCAGATAGTCAGCCCGCGCTGGTCGCGCGAAGCCTCCTCGACAGACGAACGGTCTGggcaccgcccgcccacgcacgCCAGCTTCAGCGAGAGCATCCTCTCCGGGCCAGCAGGCAGTAGCGACGCCCCCGACCGGCCTGGCTCCGGaggctcctcctcttcttcctccgcctccgcctccgccttcCCTTCAtccgaagcagcagcagcgaccaCGACAGGGGACGGGCCTTTGGACTCTGCAAAGAACGTGGAGCAAGCACCCAAAGACGACGGCTTCCAAAAGGAGGAATTGACAGGCGCGTCAAGGAATCGCCAGGTCGAAAACGGCAAAACCACCAAGACGGCCCCActggagcaggaggaggaggtggaaCAGGGCGGCGGAACAGTCAACACCGAGGCAAAGGCACAGCAATAA